The Acidianus manzaensis genome has a window encoding:
- a CDS encoding HAD family hydrolase — translation MPIAISLDLTETIVGYRPRPYEYMLGIFKDFGYKITERQLFRAIAKIHGKINFANSEGLPTLNLYTLLYELGVHPCKKLIKYLSQGDKFHDYFVYEDSLEFLKKIKNKYRIFIITNSSSKVHKIVRELNLTNYIDKIVASCDLGIVKPNPKIFAYAKGQSNILFHIGDVYEVDYIGASRAFIKPILLDRFNFYPEIKQKAINFYDILRYMEINRLL, via the coding sequence ATGCCAATAGCAATTTCATTAGATTTAACGGAGACTATAGTAGGATATAGACCTAGACCATATGAATACATGCTAGGTATCTTTAAAGACTTTGGATATAAAATAACTGAAAGACAGTTATTTAGAGCAATAGCAAAAATTCATGGAAAGATAAACTTTGCTAATTCTGAAGGATTACCTACACTGAATCTTTATACCTTATTATATGAACTAGGAGTACATCCATGCAAAAAGTTAATAAAATATCTTTCTCAAGGGGATAAGTTTCATGATTACTTTGTCTATGAAGATAGTTTAGAATTTTTGAAAAAAATAAAAAATAAATATAGAATATTTATTATAACCAATTCAAGCTCTAAAGTACATAAAATTGTAAGAGAACTTAATTTGACTAACTATATAGATAAAATAGTTGCATCATGCGACCTGGGAATTGTAAAGCCTAATCCAAAAATATTTGCCTATGCTAAGGGACAGTCTAACATTCTTTTTCATATAGGAGACGTATATGAGGTAGACTATATAGGAGCTAGTAGAGCTTTTATAAAACCTATTTTACTAGATAGATTCAATTTCTATCCAGAAATAAAACAGAAAGCTATAAATTTCTATGACATACTGAGATATATGGAAATCAATAGGTTACTTTGA
- a CDS encoding amidohydrolase family protein, with amino-acid sequence MIDSHAHWFYARVMTEEEFMMATAESWKTNEMKNVIEMNYFRPFYFLLRNELRKLLGENFIEERNKRIKDDNIEYTKFLLKDAGVEKLVIDEGFGKKSEIPIPYALLFRIESIINDDLFSKSFDKAIEIFEETLIQKIKKEKYAGFKSIIAYRTGLKVVCSEEKAKKDFTNAEKEWYGRKAKGFRDFLFCKTMAIAKELNVPFQVHTGAGDRDIKLELSKPSYLTNLVRKYEGKIVFVHAGFPWHRETAWMSYLFPSVYLDVSEVFPFATIAGYDVLREVMEVAPFNKIMYGSDAFDVPEIAWISAKLFTKAINKVLKEMIEWDVINDKDYNKIKRMICNDNAEELYFSK; translated from the coding sequence ATGATTGACTCTCATGCCCACTGGTTTTATGCTAGAGTTATGACTGAAGAAGAATTTATGATGGCTACAGCAGAATCTTGGAAAACCAATGAAATGAAAAATGTAATAGAAATGAATTATTTTAGACCATTTTACTTTCTTCTAAGGAATGAGCTAAGGAAACTATTAGGAGAGAATTTTATTGAAGAACGAAATAAAAGAATAAAAGATGATAATATTGAATATACGAAATTCCTTCTAAAAGATGCAGGCGTGGAGAAGTTAGTTATAGACGAGGGATTTGGAAAAAAATCCGAAATACCTATTCCTTATGCATTACTATTTAGGATAGAAAGTATAATAAATGACGATCTTTTTTCTAAGAGCTTTGATAAAGCTATAGAAATCTTTGAAGAAACATTAATACAAAAAATTAAAAAAGAAAAATATGCAGGTTTCAAGAGTATTATAGCATATAGAACAGGTTTAAAAGTAGTATGTAGTGAAGAAAAGGCAAAGAAAGATTTTACCAACGCTGAAAAAGAATGGTACGGAAGAAAAGCCAAAGGATTTAGAGACTTTCTATTTTGCAAAACAATGGCAATAGCAAAAGAACTTAATGTGCCTTTTCAAGTTCATACTGGGGCAGGAGATAGGGATATAAAACTAGAGTTAAGCAAACCATCATACCTTACAAATTTAGTAAGAAAGTATGAAGGGAAAATAGTATTTGTCCATGCAGGATTTCCGTGGCATAGAGAAACTGCCTGGATGTCGTATTTATTTCCTTCAGTATATCTAGATGTTTCTGAAGTATTTCCTTTTGCTACTATCGCTGGATATGATGTTTTAAGGGAAGTTATGGAGGTAGCTCCATTTAATAAGATAATGTATGGTTCTGATGCTTTTGATGTTCCAGAAATAGCGTGGATCTCTGCAAAACTGTTCACAAAAGCTATTAATAAAGTCCTAAAAGAAATGATAGAATGGGATGTTATCAATGATAAAGACTATAATAAAATAAAACGTATGATATGTAATGATAATGCAGAAGAATTATATTTTTCAAAGTAA
- a CDS encoding glutamine synthetase family protein, which yields MTIEQTLKDKNIEFLHFTWVGLDGYIRSKSAYVDNVDEMIKSGIGLTKAMMSFTPMDTISPYGSFGPQDEDVFLIPDISSLTIIPPSALVLSYLYEKSKPWIYDPKSLLKKVLDKLDDENKFRVLSSFEIEFYLTKDKKPYDDARCFDPVAFYNNSIISDITKNLNLNGIDILRVIKEYGPGQYEFDILHKDAMRSADEVIIFKQIAKYVASKYGVEANFMPKPFNNIAGSGLHLNLSLWKDDKNLFYDPNDSLGLSELAYNFIGGILEHAKALTAISAPTVNSYRRLVPGSWAPTKITYGDNNKSAMLRIPTSYSGTYGKDKRIEYRVPDPTVNPYLLLASVIQAGLDGIERGLRPGNPVNENAYFRKDIDDLPRNLRESINELKRDTKLVERIGKEIIDEFIKVKLAEVEMFESYVTDLEYDIYKKM from the coding sequence ATGACTATAGAACAAACTCTAAAGGATAAAAATATAGAATTTCTTCATTTTACCTGGGTAGGATTAGACGGGTACATTAGATCAAAAAGTGCATACGTAGATAATGTAGATGAAATGATAAAATCTGGCATTGGGCTAACTAAGGCTATGATGAGTTTTACTCCTATGGATACTATTTCTCCTTACGGTTCTTTTGGACCTCAAGATGAAGACGTATTCCTTATTCCAGATATTTCATCCTTAACTATTATACCACCTTCTGCTTTAGTTTTAAGCTATTTATATGAGAAAAGTAAACCATGGATTTACGATCCTAAGAGTTTGCTGAAAAAAGTTTTAGATAAATTAGATGATGAAAATAAATTTAGAGTTTTATCTTCTTTTGAAATCGAATTTTATTTAACGAAAGATAAGAAGCCTTATGATGATGCCAGATGCTTTGATCCCGTAGCTTTCTATAATAATTCAATTATTTCTGATATTACAAAAAATCTAAATTTAAATGGAATAGACATTTTAAGAGTAATAAAAGAATATGGTCCAGGGCAATACGAGTTCGATATACTTCATAAAGATGCAATGAGAAGCGCAGATGAAGTAATAATATTTAAGCAAATAGCTAAATATGTTGCGTCAAAATACGGAGTCGAAGCTAATTTTATGCCAAAACCTTTTAACAATATAGCTGGTTCTGGTTTACATTTAAATTTAAGCTTATGGAAAGACGACAAAAATTTATTTTACGATCCCAATGATTCCTTGGGCTTAAGTGAATTAGCATATAACTTTATAGGAGGAATTCTAGAACATGCTAAAGCATTAACTGCTATATCTGCACCTACAGTTAATTCTTACAGAAGACTAGTTCCAGGATCGTGGGCTCCAACAAAAATCACTTATGGAGACAATAATAAGTCAGCTATGCTAAGAATTCCCACTTCATATTCTGGAACATATGGAAAAGACAAAAGGATAGAATATAGAGTTCCAGATCCTACAGTAAATCCATATCTTTTATTAGCATCAGTAATACAAGCAGGTTTAGACGGAATAGAACGTGGACTAAGACCAGGTAATCCAGTTAATGAGAACGCATATTTTAGAAAAGATATAGATGATCTACCAAGAAATTTAAGAGAATCAATAAATGAATTGAAAAGAGATACAAAATTAGTAGAAAGGATAGGCAAAGAAATTATAGACGAATTCATAAAAGTAAAGTTGGCTGAAGTTGAGATGTTTGAAAGTTATGTTACTGATTTAGAATACGATATTTATAAGAAAATGTAA
- a CDS encoding amidohydrolase: protein MINYNDITIRLKKDASDMKDEAISIWKYLHQNPEESLKEYNTSSFIENKLKELGIETKRVDNSVIGILDTKKPGKNIAIRSEIDAIPVKELTNLPFKSNKEISHVCGHDVHITMMLNSIKLLIKNIDLLQGKIFFVFESGKEERIGAKRILESGILNNVDHIVGFHVTTQLPTGVLGTKENVILSTSTAFKIKIHGMGGHISDSHNTVDPVFISSQILLVLYSIPKLIDPREIFTLSITSTHSEGSIDTIPEEAIIQGAISSITTTIQDKIKEFIKSITNTICTLHSAKCEVIFEKELPLGINHPETTQKVMKAISNAFPVIETPVSLLSDDFSFYLQNIPGTYIFIGTKNTLKDCIYPLHNSKFRIDEDIIPIGTVAIALSAIALTRDEE, encoded by the coding sequence ATGATAAACTATAATGATATAACAATAAGGCTCAAAAAAGACGCTAGTGATATGAAAGATGAGGCTATTTCTATATGGAAATATTTACATCAAAATCCAGAAGAGTCATTAAAAGAATATAATACTTCTAGTTTTATTGAAAATAAACTAAAAGAATTAGGAATAGAAACTAAAAGAGTAGATAATTCTGTCATAGGAATACTAGATACAAAAAAGCCAGGCAAAAACATAGCTATAAGATCTGAAATTGATGCTATACCAGTTAAAGAATTAACAAATTTACCTTTTAAATCAAATAAAGAAATAAGCCATGTATGTGGGCATGACGTACATATTACGATGATGCTAAATTCTATAAAACTCCTAATTAAAAATATAGATTTACTCCAAGGAAAAATATTTTTCGTTTTTGAGTCAGGAAAAGAAGAAAGAATAGGAGCTAAAAGGATTTTAGAATCAGGCATTCTGAATAATGTAGATCATATAGTAGGATTTCACGTTACTACACAATTACCTACAGGTGTATTAGGAACTAAAGAAAATGTAATTTTATCTACTTCTACTGCATTTAAAATTAAAATTCATGGAATGGGAGGGCATATATCAGATTCTCATAATACTGTAGATCCAGTGTTTATTTCTTCTCAAATATTATTAGTTTTATATTCTATTCCTAAACTTATAGATCCTAGAGAAATATTCACTTTATCTATAACATCTACTCATTCTGAAGGAAGTATCGACACAATTCCAGAAGAAGCAATAATTCAAGGTGCTATTTCCAGTATTACTACTACTATTCAAGATAAAATAAAAGAATTCATTAAAAGTATAACTAATACAATATGTACTTTACATTCAGCTAAATGTGAAGTTATATTTGAAAAAGAATTACCTTTAGGAATTAATCATCCAGAAACCACACAAAAAGTTATGAAAGCAATTTCTAATGCATTTCCAGTTATTGAAACTCCGGTTAGTCTATTGTCTGATGATTTTTCTTTCTATCTTCAAAATATTCCAGGTACCTATATATTTATAGGAACTAAAAACACGTTAAAAGATTGTATATATCCTTTACATAATTCAAAGTTTAGAATAGATGAAGATATAATACCTATAGGTACTGTAGCAATTGCTTTGTCCGCAATAGCACTAACTAGAGATGAGGAATAA
- a CDS encoding MFS transporter translates to MKLSDVFKPLDDKKFSMFHIKSLITTGMGVFTDGYDLSSIGIVIATVLTSFGLHPHTSAYNFWEGWVSSSALIGAAIGALIFGALSNRGRKTFYGIDVALLSVGAILQAFVTSPLELVLVRGLLGLGVGADYTLSPMIMAEHANAKDRGKIIALGFGLMWGFGATVAAGLYLALMAAGLPSSEIWRIVLAAGAIPSASVIYLRRKIPETPRYLLRIKGDAQKFETVVKEVAGKAVNITANLKDTNSFATYFKKQWRIFLAACSLWFLFDLSAYTGILFGPTTIASSVGIHNSGIFQFIIEFAFTVPGGLLALATIDRIGRKPMQILGFIGMAAALMAFSFLVSIVPAILALFIYGMYNFFEQAGPGSISASGMLGVELAPTKVRGTVQSLTVASGRTGATIAGLIVPTIILPSVGVVGLTFILSILTFIAAAITFFFIPETKDKPLEESSMENQYVKAEVS, encoded by the coding sequence ATGAAATTAAGTGATGTATTTAAACCATTAGATGATAAAAAATTCAGTATGTTTCACATAAAAAGCCTAATAACAACTGGAATGGGCGTATTTACAGATGGATACGACTTATCTTCAATAGGAATTGTGATAGCTACAGTGCTAACTTCGTTCGGATTGCATCCACATACTTCAGCATATAATTTCTGGGAAGGATGGGTATCTTCGTCTGCGTTAATAGGAGCAGCAATAGGTGCATTAATTTTCGGTGCTTTATCAAATAGAGGTAGAAAAACATTCTATGGAATAGATGTAGCTCTATTATCTGTAGGTGCAATATTACAAGCTTTTGTAACATCACCATTAGAGTTAGTTTTAGTTAGAGGATTATTAGGTTTAGGTGTAGGAGCAGATTATACTTTATCTCCTATGATAATGGCCGAACATGCAAATGCTAAAGACAGAGGAAAAATTATAGCATTAGGATTTGGATTAATGTGGGGATTTGGGGCTACAGTAGCTGCAGGATTATATTTAGCTTTAATGGCAGCAGGATTACCATCATCAGAAATATGGAGAATAGTACTAGCAGCTGGAGCAATACCATCTGCATCAGTAATATACTTAAGAAGAAAAATACCAGAAACTCCAAGGTACTTACTAAGAATAAAGGGAGATGCTCAAAAATTCGAAACAGTAGTAAAAGAAGTAGCTGGAAAAGCAGTAAATATAACAGCTAATTTAAAAGATACTAACTCCTTTGCAACATACTTCAAGAAACAGTGGAGAATATTTTTGGCTGCTTGCTCACTTTGGTTCTTATTCGATTTATCCGCATATACAGGCATATTATTCGGCCCTACTACAATTGCTTCATCAGTAGGAATTCATAATTCCGGTATATTCCAATTTATAATAGAGTTTGCCTTTACAGTACCAGGAGGTCTTTTAGCGTTAGCAACAATAGATAGAATTGGAAGAAAACCAATGCAAATTTTAGGATTTATAGGTATGGCGGCAGCTTTAATGGCCTTCTCATTTTTAGTTTCAATAGTACCAGCAATCTTAGCATTATTTATATATGGAATGTATAACTTCTTTGAACAAGCTGGTCCAGGATCTATAAGTGCATCAGGAATGTTAGGTGTTGAATTAGCTCCAACAAAAGTTAGGGGTACAGTTCAGTCTTTAACAGTTGCTTCTGGAAGAACAGGTGCTACAATAGCTGGGTTAATAGTTCCTACAATAATATTACCTAGCGTAGGAGTAGTAGGATTAACATTCATATTAAGTATACTTACATTCATTGCAGCAGCAATAACTTTCTTCTTTATCCCAGAAACAAAGGATAAACCATTAGAAGAATCATCTATGGAGAATCAGTACGTAAAAGCAGAAGTAAGCTAA
- a CDS encoding cupin domain-containing protein, giving the protein MDFYLSNIQEVEKQEVPIKGSKGAFIQWLITKDKGASYAVRKFSVLPNGIIPMHIHKYQETVVITKGKCKVCVSDKIYEMQEGDYIFIDGNVKHAFINYNENLEFFCIINYAEDMSIQVLDDECKGNP; this is encoded by the coding sequence ATGGATTTTTACCTATCTAACATTCAAGAAGTAGAAAAACAAGAAGTCCCAATTAAAGGAAGTAAAGGCGCATTTATTCAATGGTTAATTACTAAAGATAAAGGAGCTAGTTATGCAGTTAGAAAGTTTAGTGTTCTACCTAACGGAATAATACCTATGCACATACATAAATACCAAGAAACTGTAGTAATTACTAAAGGAAAGTGTAAAGTTTGTGTAAGTGATAAGATTTACGAAATGCAAGAAGGTGATTATATTTTTATAGATGGTAATGTTAAGCATGCATTCATTAATTATAATGAAAATCTGGAATTTTTCTGTATAATAAATTATGCAGAAGATATGTCTATTCAAGTTTTAGATGATGAATGTAAAGGCAATCCATAG
- a CDS encoding 4-hydroxybenzoate octaprenyltransferase, whose amino-acid sequence MNWDPGAASTGKGKFHTIMRFLRIEQTLFSLPMAYLGALVAIRGIPPISTLLLIFSALFFLRIAGMTNDNLADREIDSRNPRTRTRPLVTGAIKVWEAKLMIIIGLLGFFVSAYFVNFYAFVLSPIVALIVMTYPYMKRYTAFANYHLASIQGLAVFSGAIASAGLVYHPIIRALEAVPWLFVIATIFWALGFDLYNHIPDAEFDKQMGLHSFAVLLGNSALKFAGLNQLISVTLDILADFMYNLGPISYASTIAHGLIMAYAFYLASRGNFGSAFYYNIYSSIVLGLGIDIDVVLGIPKIF is encoded by the coding sequence GTGAACTGGGATCCAGGTGCAGCATCAACAGGAAAAGGAAAATTCCATACTATAATGAGATTTTTAAGAATTGAACAAACATTATTCAGCTTACCTATGGCATATTTAGGGGCATTAGTAGCAATAAGAGGAATACCACCAATCTCAACTTTGTTATTAATCTTTTCAGCTTTATTTTTCCTCAGAATAGCAGGAATGACAAATGATAATTTAGCAGATAGAGAAATAGATTCTAGAAATCCAAGAACAAGAACTAGACCATTAGTTACTGGAGCAATAAAAGTTTGGGAAGCTAAGCTTATGATAATTATAGGATTATTAGGATTTTTTGTCTCAGCATACTTTGTCAATTTTTACGCTTTTGTATTATCCCCAATAGTTGCACTAATAGTAATGACTTACCCATACATGAAAAGATATACTGCATTCGCAAATTATCATTTAGCTTCAATACAAGGTTTAGCTGTATTTAGTGGCGCAATAGCCTCTGCAGGATTGGTTTATCATCCAATCATTAGAGCACTTGAAGCAGTACCTTGGTTATTCGTAATAGCTACAATATTCTGGGCATTAGGATTTGATCTATATAATCATATACCAGACGCAGAATTTGATAAGCAGATGGGTTTACATAGTTTTGCAGTACTACTAGGAAATTCTGCGTTAAAGTTTGCTGGCTTAAATCAGTTAATATCAGTTACTTTAGACATACTAGCAGACTTTATGTATAATTTAGGTCCGATATCTTATGCTTCTACAATAGCTCATGGACTAATAATGGCCTATGCATTTTATCTAGCATCAAGAGGAAACTTTGGTTCAGCATTTTACTATAATATCTATTCATCAATAGTACTAGGTTTAGGAATAGATATAGATGTAGTATTGGGAATACCTAAAATTTTTTAA
- a CDS encoding ABC transporter substrate-binding protein, with protein sequence MTKIYNEILDEYIEIKQPLQKIISLDPPTTETLFLFGLGSKIIATDAFSYRPEEAKKLPKIGSYTHVKMDFLEKEKPDVIFTTMGAQKELTRKLINLGYIVYPIPVATSISKIIDNVIIIGEVTGYHDKAMELVYKLRQKIFENMSPPKNVKIYIEFDLGGPISAGFPTHINDAINIVGGKNIFEDKSEAYFTPIDEEILQRNPDIFIYEPKRLTDYEKERFLGILKKRGLEKFSSKIVYTKGDYLAHLGPSFILDSIPWLRSLLSSR encoded by the coding sequence ATGACAAAAATTTATAATGAAATTTTAGACGAATATATAGAAATTAAACAGCCGTTGCAAAAAATTATTAGCTTAGACCCTCCTACAACAGAAACATTATTTTTATTCGGATTAGGTAGCAAAATAATAGCAACAGACGCATTTAGTTATAGACCAGAAGAAGCAAAAAAATTGCCAAAGATTGGAAGTTATACTCATGTAAAGATGGACTTTTTAGAAAAAGAAAAACCAGATGTTATATTTACTACAATGGGAGCTCAAAAAGAATTAACGAGAAAATTAATAAATCTAGGATACATCGTTTATCCTATTCCAGTAGCAACCAGTATAAGTAAAATAATTGATAACGTAATAATAATTGGTGAAGTTACAGGATATCATGATAAAGCTATGGAATTAGTATACAAATTAAGACAAAAAATATTTGAAAATATGTCTCCTCCAAAAAATGTAAAAATTTATATTGAATTTGACTTAGGAGGTCCAATATCGGCTGGATTTCCCACTCATATAAACGATGCCATAAATATAGTAGGCGGAAAGAATATTTTCGAGGATAAAAGTGAAGCATATTTCACTCCGATAGATGAAGAAATACTTCAAAGAAATCCCGATATCTTTATTTATGAGCCAAAAAGATTGACAGATTACGAAAAAGAAAGATTCTTAGGAATACTGAAAAAAAGAGGTCTTGAAAAATTCTCCAGTAAAATAGTATATACTAAAGGAGACTATTTAGCTCATTTAGGTCCTAGCTTTATTTTGGATTCGATACCTTGGCTACGAAGCCTTCTTTCTTCTAGATAA
- a CDS encoding A24 family peptidase C-terminal domain-containing protein, giving the protein MFIHASILDIKYREIDLKIWALYSPLVIFIIFYIKSINLLLYSYSLGVSLILLYIFYRFSLMGGADIFAILISGLANAKVYPFLNIFPTSFLSQLGIEPLVIMLYSSILIFLMSLFNFLKNFKYTKDLSLSQRILIALSAKRIKVKDFLNSKFLFPLTQINENGDRELRTTFSIEEDDKEWREKFRNLLSNGRIKEDDYIWVAYGIPVIPYMFIGFLLSLLVGFP; this is encoded by the coding sequence ATGTTTATTCACGCATCAATACTGGATATAAAATACAGAGAAATTGATCTAAAAATATGGGCTTTGTATTCTCCATTAGTTATTTTTATAATATTTTATATAAAATCTATAAATCTTTTATTATATTCATATTCATTAGGAGTTTCATTAATTCTATTATATATATTTTATAGATTTTCACTGATGGGCGGGGCAGACATATTTGCTATTCTTATATCTGGCCTGGCTAATGCAAAAGTTTATCCTTTTTTAAATATTTTTCCTACATCTTTTCTTTCACAGTTAGGCATAGAACCATTAGTTATTATGCTATACTCATCTATACTTATTTTTCTTATGAGTTTATTTAATTTTCTTAAAAATTTTAAGTATACAAAAGATTTATCTTTATCTCAAAGAATTCTAATTGCACTTAGTGCTAAAAGAATTAAAGTAAAAGATTTCCTTAATTCAAAATTTCTATTTCCATTAACTCAAATAAATGAAAATGGGGATAGAGAATTAAGGACAACGTTTTCAATAGAAGAGGATGATAAGGAATGGAGAGAGAAATTCAGAAATCTTTTGAGTAATGGAAGAATTAAAGAAGATGATTATATTTGGGTGGCATATGGAATTCCTGTAATACCATATATGTTCATAGGTTTTCTTTTAAGTTTATTAGTAGGTTTTCCATAA
- a CDS encoding acyl-CoA dehydrogenase family protein — MFQLSKELEEYRSKVRDYVQKVVKDYAKTMDETNDGGDKIVKDFGEMGLLGMKIPTKYGGLGLGELAFAIATEELGTESGGASHSLHTQLNALQLLVSVGGDAAKDWIEKGVKGQEIYAVALTEPAAGSDLGALQTNAKEDGSELVINGEKIFTSAASFSTKMVVLARTSGNPGDKKGISLLLIDSKTPGVEIHKLDLMGIRGAGVSYVKFNNARVPKDSIIGTEGDAFRGAIKGLMVSRNGYAGIAVGIARGAVEEAINRATARKQFGKALIDQEWIAFNLADAFIKVDAARLLTWRAAELFDQGAEALNEASMAKYYAAVVSAEVTRTALHIFGGHGLNRGSKVERLYRDSKIMEIAEGTNEMQLMAVSRSFQSKK; from the coding sequence ATGTTTCAGTTATCAAAAGAATTAGAAGAATATAGAAGTAAAGTAAGAGACTACGTACAAAAAGTTGTCAAAGATTATGCGAAAACTATGGACGAAACTAACGATGGTGGCGACAAAATAGTTAAGGATTTTGGAGAAATGGGATTGCTTGGGATGAAAATACCAACTAAATATGGAGGTTTAGGGTTAGGAGAACTGGCTTTTGCAATAGCTACTGAAGAATTAGGAACTGAAAGTGGAGGAGCATCACACAGTCTACATACTCAATTAAATGCGTTACAATTATTAGTTTCAGTAGGAGGAGATGCAGCGAAAGATTGGATTGAGAAAGGAGTTAAAGGACAAGAAATTTATGCTGTAGCACTAACTGAACCAGCTGCAGGCTCAGATTTAGGAGCATTACAAACTAATGCTAAAGAAGACGGATCAGAGTTAGTAATTAATGGAGAAAAAATATTCACAAGTGCTGCATCTTTTTCAACTAAAATGGTCGTTCTAGCAAGAACGAGCGGAAATCCAGGAGATAAGAAAGGAATATCATTACTTTTAATTGATAGCAAAACCCCTGGAGTCGAAATTCATAAATTGGATTTAATGGGAATTAGAGGAGCTGGAGTTTCTTATGTAAAATTCAATAATGCCAGAGTTCCTAAAGATTCAATAATAGGAACTGAAGGAGATGCCTTTAGAGGAGCTATAAAAGGTTTGATGGTAAGCAGAAACGGCTATGCTGGAATAGCTGTTGGCATAGCTAGAGGTGCAGTAGAGGAGGCTATTAATAGAGCTACTGCAAGAAAGCAATTCGGAAAAGCATTAATAGATCAAGAATGGATTGCTTTCAATTTAGCTGATGCATTCATAAAAGTAGATGCAGCAAGATTGTTAACTTGGAGAGCAGCAGAATTATTTGATCAAGGAGCAGAGGCTCTAAATGAAGCTTCAATGGCTAAGTATTATGCAGCAGTTGTATCTGCTGAGGTTACTAGAACTGCATTACATATATTTGGCGGACACGGATTAAATAGAGGTTCTAAAGTAGAGAGATTATATAGGGATTCTAAAATAATGGAAATTGCTGAAGGAACAAACGAAATGCAACTGATGGCAGTATCAAGGAGCTTCCAAAGTAAGAAATAA
- a CDS encoding SLC13 family permease — protein MNLISLLVAILTYSLIMTRGITKIPPWASMLFGGVLMIALGIITPQEGLQAINMDVILFLITIFIFASALETSGFLKFLASWIINKFKTADKILFATLFLSGILSNLVTNDGLSASWTPVILDMKESTKLDEKPFLYALAFGVTIGSVMMPTGNPQNLLIALDSNVRQPFIVFLKYLAIPTIINLAITYPILKFMFRSKLPKVSIDPVKLEISNKRLAYISLGLLLITIALFFILSFLRIDILLGSLITSSFLLLISKERRDIVRRIDWTTILFFIGLFIFIQGLIAGGIVSFIYSQLPPISSVLLIFIASIILSQLLSNVPLVAIFIPIMFHFHLTSIVDWLSLAAGSTIAGNFTLIGAASNIIISEAAESRGEKGFNFFEFIKYSVPILIVNFAILYLFLTLEAP, from the coding sequence ATGAATCTTATTTCACTTCTAGTAGCTATTCTTACTTATTCTTTAATAATGACTAGAGGTATTACGAAAATACCTCCTTGGGCTTCCATGCTTTTTGGCGGAGTATTAATGATAGCTCTAGGCATAATAACTCCTCAAGAAGGATTACAAGCTATTAATATGGATGTAATATTATTTCTTATTACAATTTTTATTTTTGCATCTGCTTTAGAAACATCAGGATTTTTAAAATTTTTAGCATCATGGATTATAAATAAATTTAAAACAGCAGATAAAATCTTATTTGCTACTTTATTTCTGTCAGGAATACTATCCAATCTGGTAACTAACGATGGATTATCAGCAAGCTGGACTCCGGTAATATTAGACATGAAAGAAAGCACAAAACTGGATGAGAAACCTTTCTTGTATGCTTTAGCTTTTGGCGTAACTATAGGAAGCGTAATGATGCCTACCGGAAATCCGCAGAACCTATTAATAGCATTAGATTCAAATGTAAGACAACCTTTTATCGTATTTCTAAAATATCTAGCAATACCTACTATAATTAATTTAGCTATAACGTATCCTATATTAAAATTTATGTTTAGAAGCAAATTGCCCAAAGTTAGTATAGACCCTGTAAAATTGGAAATAAGTAATAAAAGACTGGCTTATATTTCTCTAGGATTACTTTTAATCACAATAGCATTGTTTTTTATACTAAGCTTTCTAAGAATAGACATTCTTCTTGGATCTTTAATTACTTCATCTTTTCTTCTATTGATTTCTAAAGAAAGAAGAGACATAGTGAGAAGAATTGACTGGACCACTATATTATTTTTTATAGGATTATTTATTTTCATTCAAGGATTAATTGCTGGTGGTATAGTTTCATTCATATATAGTCAACTGCCTCCAATTTCTTCCGTTCTGCTTATTTTTATAGCTAGTATTATTTTAAGTCAATTATTATCCAACGTTCCTTTAGTAGCAATCTTTATTCCTATAATGTTTCATTTTCATTTAACGTCTATAGTAGATTGGTTATCGTTAGCTGCTGGAAGTACAATAGCAGGTAATTTTACATTAATAGGAGCTGCAAGTAATATAATAATTTCGGAAGCAGCGGAAAGTAGAGGAGAAAAAGGGTTTAATTTCTTTGAATTTATAAAGTATTCAGTCCCTATATTAATAGTGAATTTTGCTATACTTTATTTATTTCTTACTTTGGAAGCTCCTTGA